From the genome of Biomphalaria glabrata chromosome 17, xgBioGlab47.1, whole genome shotgun sequence, one region includes:
- the LOC106072352 gene encoding coiled-coil domain-containing protein 60-like isoform X4, whose amino-acid sequence MPSSDPRSYVKAVPLPIPSQKGIHIQARSDKVFNPCVPSREDVRKWNYDRRLQQMKDQGFYALNCIPYKGLGDPIYLDEKKMVLDSLGQLTGEETESSSSSNEEEEEICPAIPATQASLAAAKSYLSRTRKDLNTLNKELVKGRSMIRNVQLGHSLFYMIKQERLNKKAAKEEEMRRKIELARTALQPPKSSSSEDETDTEEDTDRENIDNYLGADILSLDHLDLNPDELNSVGRQSRSLVVSAKSVMSLRRKKKKKPLVPRPYTPMHTNLAEITAEKEEISCPAIFRQLCVLNWILDAMNNSEGNNMGPISTCWRLNELEIGGYKVPVKKIREDKKSDWEKFVTSSSRAKKESVSKYLRLSRPSQRHLTHPRMSIQSNLSPSSSSTQVNIMEQPTDNQGENIPAADSMSDVPETDEDEALYKTSVFKFLDEYYDSLRHQAELEEQKKRAFGTGEASTDQEQIIQSEPTKHKHRDGHHSKNKSEKHIPKQESESSKSRSLDKSINNAVILSKNSQTEQPMSEDNKAINRRSSLVERLHEEFKETREELAMHLHGALDQMERERYTKCQKKFSTLNTGSVSFHRAVEAMRKKGRQLSIRPEDIRRQSSFKGHWYSDLLNSLPYDLKDLWYYKIVLHKLSKHGL is encoded by the exons ATGCCTAGCAGTGACCCAAGGAGTTATGTCAAGGCAGTGCCTCTTCCCATTCCTAGTCAGAAGGGCATACATATTCAAGCTAGGAGCGATAAGGTGTTCAACCCATGCGTCCCATCTCGAGAGGATGTCAGGAAATGGAACTATGACCGAAGGCTGCAGCAGATGAAGGATCAAGGCTTCTATGCCTTGAATTGCATACCTTACAAAGGCTTGGGGGACCCCATCTATCTTGATGAGAAGAAGATGGTGCTGGATTCTCTTGGTCAGCTGACAGGG GAAGAAACAGAGAGCTCCAGCAGCTCCAATGAAGAGGAAGAAGAGATTTGCCCAGCTATTCCAGCCACACAAGCTTCTTTG GCAGCAGCCAAATCTTATCTCAGTAGGACCAGAAAAGATCTCAACACTTTGAACAAAGAGCTTGTTAAAGGAAG ATCTATGATTCGCAATGTCCAGCTTGGTCACAGTTTGTTTTACATGATCAAACAAGAGCGCTTAAATAAG AAAGCTGCCAAAGAAGAGGAAATGAGAAGGAAGATAGAGCTGGCAAGGACGGCGCTGCAGCCTCCTAAAAGCAGTTCAAGTGAAGATGAGACTGACACTGAGGAGgatacagacagagaaaacatTGACAA TTATTTAGGTGCTGATATTCTGTCATTGGATCACCTGGACTTGAATCCAGATGAACTTAACTCTGTGGGACGCCAATCCAG GTCCTTAGTTGTGAGTGCTAAATCTGTTATGTCTTTAAGAcgtaagaaaaagaagaaaccaCTGGTGCCACGGCCGTACACACCGATGCATACAAACCTTGCAGAAATAACAGcagaaaaagaagaaatctCTTG TCCTGCAATTTTCCGACAACTGTGTGTTCTGAACTGGATTCTGGATGCAATGAACAATAGTGAAGGAAATAATATGGGACCAATTTCAACCTGTTGGAGGCTAAA TGAACTAGAAATAGGTGGATATAAAGTGCCCGTCAAAAAGATACGTGAGGATAAAAAGTCTGACTGGGAAAAGTTTGTAACTTCATCGAGTCGG GCTAAGAAAGAGAGTGTCTCCAAATATTTAAGATTATCTAGACCATCACAACGACATCTGACTCATCCTAGAATGTCCATCCAGTCCAACTTAAGTCCAAGTAGTTCTTCTACACAG GTCAATATAATGGAACAGCCAACAGACAACCAGGGAGAAAATATACCAGCAGCAGACAGCATGTCTGATGTACCAGAAACAGATGAAGATGAGGCTCTGTATAAAACTA GTGTTTTCAAATTCCTGGATGAGTACTACGACAGTCTGCGACACCAAGCTGAGTTGGAAGAGCAGAAAAAAAGAGCATTCGGAACAGGAGAGGCCTCAACAGATCAAGAGCAGATTATCCAGTCAGAGCCCACTAAACACAAACATAG AGACGGTCATCACAGCAAGAACAAGTCCGAGAAACAT ATACCCAAACAAGAAAGTGAAAGTTCAAAGTCGCGTTCGTTAGATAAAAGTATCAACAATGCAGTTATCTTAAGTAAAAATAG TCAGACAGAGCAGCCTATGTCTGAGGACAATAAAGCCATTAACAGACGTAGTTCACTTGTAGAACGCCTTCATGAAGAATTCAAAGAAACAAGAGAGGAACTAGCTATGCATCTTCATGGAGCCTTGGACCAAATGGAGAG AGAGCGGTACACAAAATGCCAGAAAAAGTTCAGCACTCTGAATACCGGATCTGTAAGTTTCCATAGAGCGGTGGAGGCCATGAGAAAGAAAGGAAGGCAGTTGTCTATTAGGCCTGAAGACATCAGGAGACAGTCATCTTTCAAGGGACATTG GTATTCAGATTTACTCAACAGTTTGCCCTATGACCTGAAAGATCTGTGGTACTACAAGATAGTCTTACACAAGTTAAGCAAACATGGTCTG